A segment of the Doryrhamphus excisus isolate RoL2022-K1 chromosome 7, RoL_Dexc_1.0, whole genome shotgun sequence genome:
gggttcaattccactctcggccatctctgtgtggagtttgcatgttctccctgagcatgcgtgggtttactccggtttcctcccacattccaaaaacatgctaggttaattagccactccaaattgtccataggtatgaatgtgagtgtgaatggttgtttgtctatatgtgccctgcgattggctaccagtccagggtgtaccccgcctctcgcccgaagacagctgggataggctccagcaccccccgcaaataagatgaatgaatgaataccacaTTCTGGTCTTGAACTAATTAACAGCGaaaaaacgagggattactgtattgcaAAATACTCTAAGTTTCTTGTTGCTTTTCTCCAAAGGTAAAGAAAAGCCGTAACATGAGTCAAGAGTCGCATAAATACTCAACAAATGTCATTTCAAAAGTATGTTTGTTTTAGGTGACCCTTTATGAGCAGCGGAACTTTGCGGGCAGGCGTCTGGACCTAAGCTCTGACTGTGCCAGGCTCAGTGACAAGAACTTTCCCGAGAGATGCAATTCTGTCCAGGTGGAGAGCGGAGCGTAAGTGCACAGTGCCATGTAGAGATAACAAAAGGTCACTGGAACATGCTAATATCATGTACAGTAGTTCATTATCACAGGAGTTACTGTCCACACATTATTGGCACCAACCGGCACCAGcctagtggactcctagcattaaaaaaatgtaaaagtgccCCCCTCCCGCATACTTTGGCTTTTCAGTACGCAGCCCCTggtggaaaaaagtttgaacacccctgaCTCAAATCGACTCACCTCGCTGTCCCGTTTAGATGGATCGGTTACGAGCACGACAACTTCCGAGGTCGCCAGTACCTGTGGGACATGTCTGACCGTGGAGAGTACAACTGCTATGACAAGTGGTGTGCACAAGTGGACCACATCTCCTCCGTGCGAGCTGTCAAACAGGTGAGAGAGCAAACAGAAATGATCACATGATCACCATAAGTGCGGGGCATCAAAACAATGCACAGGacacaaagaaaaacaggaaattAGCCAACACTTTATTCACACTGGATTAACATTAGTATATTCAAAGAATTTAAATGTATGAGTCAATTTTTCTATACCTGGCCCTCAACGGAaacattttgtgtgtttcaCAGGACAACAACCCCGCTAGAGCTCAGCTGTTTGAGCGAGCCGGCTTCTCCGGTAAGAAGATGGAGATCCAGGATGACATTCCCAACCTGATGAGCCGCTACAGCCTCAACAGATTAGCCTCCATCCGTGTGCTGGGGGGAGCGTAAGCATATTTCATCCCTGTtattgacaaaaatgacaaaaacaagcaTTTACTCTTTAAGATTTAAGACTTAATTCATAACCTTAACCCATAAGAACCAAGAGCTACTTCTACTTAAAGTGAAATGCTTAGGGATATACCACAGAACACACACATTTCTGATGGTTTCTCACCCCTCCCCAAATACTTCAAATTAATATCAAAATTGTTACATTGTTTGTAGTAAATGTATTCACTATTTAAGAAGTCACCTTGACCGTTTTTTGTGCTTAAAACCACAAACGTACGGTACTTCCCATCGGTACATTCCTTATTGTAAAGATGGCTTATTAGTATTTTACGCCAAAGCAATGTTTTTtcatagcttttttttaaagtaattcaGTCAAGAAATATAGTACGTTACATTGCCATATTTTACATCAAGttcaattaaaaattatttttgttttaacccATTTAAAAACGAATGCTAATCAAgcaaatgagctagcttaccttaCAGGCTGCCATTTTGGCGGAAGTCATATCCTCGGCCCCCGCATTTCAAAACAAGAGAAACCCGCCGGAAAATATGGGAAATTACGGTGTCCCCTGCCACCCTCCAcgcataaatatattaaaaaaatagttggTAAAAATCTGATGTTTTTGTGCAATAGCGGTATTTAAATTagaagttttattttgaaggtgggaCTTTACAGGATACTACAGGGGGTATTGCGCCGATGTTGCCCGACTGTTGCCGAGCGGACCCGGAAGTGTGGCGCTCGGTTTAAAATACTGGGAACTATTAAAACGaaaggacatttaaaaaaaaaaaaggacaaaagtaCGTTAGAGAAAAAACGCATGTGTTTTGATTCTGTATGAAGGACCATGAAAGCAGCGTAGGCTGGTCTTTTTTAGCCGGTTATCATGTCTAACGTTTGCAATGTATCCACAGGTGGGTCGTGTATCAGGAGCCCAACTACAGAGGACCTCATTACGTCCTGGAGAAACGAGACTACAACAACTTCTCAGACTGGGGCAGCCAGAACAACACTGTGGGCTCCATGAGAAGAGTCCGCTTCAATtaactgtacatactgtatttttacaaaaccgtctaccttaaaaaaaaacactttcataaaacatttcctcccttctttttttaaatgacttattcAAGAAGTACAAAAGAGGTTTTAGTGATCTCCTGTACAAAGACGTTTAATAAAGCAAACTTTGTGGCATAGAACTTGCAGACAATTGTGAACAAAGCTGCAATctttggaattaaaaaaaaaaagtcgtaaaacattaaaaagaataacattaaaataaagtgCAAGTGGAACAAATTCTTGCCAAGGATTCAAGAATCAGAGTGCAGCCGCCATGTCGCAGACTAGCTTGGACTTGAGCTGAGGGATCAGACTGATCTTCAGCAGCTTACTGCTGGAGTACTTGTTCCTGACGgcctgcaaaaacaaaataaatgtatttttaaaaaaaaaaacttcacctgGACGTTTAGTTCCTCACCTGGAACTTTGTTTTCCCCTCGTTCACCATCACTACATTCTTGGCCATGTGCTGCATGATGGGTTTCAAGTGGGCCTCGTCATACGTGGAGTAGTGCTGCTGTGTGCTCGACTGACAAGggacagaaaacaaaaaaaaaatttactatTACTAAAACTATTTACTAGAGTATAAAACCCCGTTTCCAACTTAAAATttacattagagacctctagacatcaaataacacccctataggcttCCGTTACCAAAATATAGTAGCCTAGACATGCATACATTAGCATTTTACTTTTAGTTTCGGACAGTGGTCATTGTCTAcaatactgccacctagtggtcatTTGGCTAAGTTTATGcataaaaaatgtgtacaattaGCTTATGCATAATTTGACTCAGGCTGTGGTCAACTACAAAACGAACATCATTAAATACTAGGGATTGatcgatatttttttttcggGCCTATGCCGATacagatcccccccccctcaatttacatgaaaaaaaaaaaaattccaggtctcaagtttaaacaaatatttaaatgtaaactgaacacatttcttaaacagcattatcaattttaaaaatgaataaatattcaaacatGTGCAAAACACgacggaaaaatacatcggcgaacccacacacacacacacacacacacgtatcggccgatacagaATCAAGTAAAGAACTCAAATATCGACCGGCCGATGAATCGGTCTATCCTTACGACTGTGATAAAGGAATTACGTAAACTAGGATTCTAATTTCTAAATGAATAATAGCGTATAAAACCCAGTTTCCGACCTAAAGATTTacgttagagccctctagacatgaaataacacccctataggatTCCGTTACCAAAATATAGCAGCCTAGACATGCATACATTAGCATTTTACTTTTAGTTTCGGACAGTGGTCATTGTCTctacaatactgacacctagtggtcattTGGCTAAGtttatgcataaaaaaatgtgtacaattaGCTTATGCATAATTTGACTCAGGCTGTGGTCAACTACAAAACAAACGTTATTAAATACTAGGGATCAATCGAtagattttttcccctcaatttacatgaaaagactgaaaatattccaggtctcaagtttaaacaaatatttaaatgtaaacagctttcttaaacggcattatcaattttaaaattaatattcaaACATGTGCAAAACACGACGGAAAAATACATTGGCGAACCCAcacgtatcggccgatacagaTTTAAGTAAAGAACTCAAATATCCTTACGACTGTGATAAAGGAATTACGCAAACTAGGATCCCAatttctaaatggaatatttaataGCGTATAAAACCCTGTTTGACCTAAAGATTTacgttagagccctctagacatgaaataacacccctataggatTCCATTACCCAATTATAGAAGACTAGACATGCACAAGTTACCACTGAAAGTTTGTTCCGTTTTAGTTTCTAcaatactgccacctagtggtcatTTGGTGAAGTTTGCTTAAAAAATGCGTACAATTAGCTTACGTGTAATTTGACTCAGGCTGTGGTCAACTAGCtgcaaaattctaaaaaaaaaaaaaaaagcaccaagtGGCGAGGGATTTTAGTTCAATTGGCAAGCAATAGCCAACAGCTAGCTTGTATTTTTCCATTCACTCAATCCCACACTGGTGGCAAGttacatctgtagtcacagccGCCCTGTGTTAGTCCGATTGAAacccaaacattcatttttgCGGAAAGCAGCAGATAGACGATGACGACCGCCACTCACCCAAGGCAGTCCGTTTAGCAGCAGCTGAGCAAGGCACAGAGCCGCAGCGGCAACCTCAGAGGGGCGATAGTGCACCATGTTGTAGTCGATAAGAGTCAGCTCCATCAGGTACTTGGCCAGCATGTGTCTCGCTGTGTCCGACTGCGGGTTCAAGTACATGTTTAAAGTACAtctgcattatttttttaaaatgtcgatACCGATACGCTTTCCCACACTCACATTGGACACCTTTGAAGCTCTCCTGAGGAAGTGCAGCGGCAGAGGACGCCCCAGCTGAAAGCCGAGGGCCTGCAGAACCAGGCGCTCCATCAACAAAATCTGGGCCTTGCTGAAGGCGTTGTCAGTGATGTAGGCGAAGTCTCCCACCTCCGGGGCGTGCATCTCCTCGTATTTGCAGGCCACCAGCATCGCCGTCACGCCCACCAGCTGCAGCTTTCGGCGAGAAACTGGCTGtacctgcgggggggggggggggtgta
Coding sequences within it:
- the crybgx gene encoding crystallin beta gamma X, which gives rise to MNIFTKVPGLVQPTSKLGSVLQRAFYGSSGRVTLYEQRNFAGRRLDLSSDCARLSDKNFPERCNSVQVESGAWIGYEHDNFRGRQYLWDMSDRGEYNCYDKWCAQVDHISSVRAVKQDNNPARAQLFERAGFSGKKMEIQDDIPNLMSRYSLNRLASIRVLGGAWVVYQEPNYRGPHYVLEKRDYNNFSDWGSQNNTVGSMRRVRFN
- the ccnb2 gene encoding G2/mitotic-specific cyclin-B2, with protein sequence MSSVYAPAAMIPAAENQIKGKSTVGSRRAALGEITNCPGTAAAAAVVTKKVQTRAGRAQKAKVQPIQVQAPAEPLPPVPEAEADVSMKEEEEQDLCRAFSAGLLPVEDVDKDDGDMPQLCAEYVKDIYRYLHQLEVQQPIHANYMEGYEITALMRALLVDWMVQVHSSFQLLQETLYLSVAVLDRFLQVQPVSRRKLQLVGVTAMLVACKYEEMHAPEVGDFAYITDNAFSKAQILLMERLVLQALGFQLGRPLPLHFLRRASKVSNSDTARHMLAKYLMELTLIDYNMVHYRPSEVAAAALCLAQLLLNGLPWSSTQQHYSTYDEAHLKPIMQHMAKNVVMVNEGKTKFQAVRNKYSSSKLLKISLIPQLKSKLVCDMAAAL